A section of the Streptomyces sp. CG1 genome encodes:
- a CDS encoding GNAT family N-acetyltransferase has protein sequence MRWSAAQGEGWETRKRLSFAVLAHGHVAGHIVLKRPGGAGTVAALGYWTGAPARGLGLASRAVEMLTA, from the coding sequence GTGCGCTGGAGTGCCGCACAGGGAGAGGGCTGGGAGACCCGGAAGCGGCTCAGTTTCGCGGTCCTCGCGCACGGGCACGTGGCGGGTCACATCGTGCTCAAACGGCCGGGCGGCGCGGGCACCGTGGCCGCGCTCGGCTACTGGACCGGTGCTCCCGCGCGCGGCCTTGGTCTGGCCTCCCGGGCAGTCGAGATGTTGACGGCCTGA
- a CDS encoding pyridoxamine 5'-phosphate oxidase family protein, with product MENTGIVRRQAVERRRDTLQRLAIERDVWVSTAHPDHGPHQVPLWFSWDGQAVWMCTGATSVTARNVREQPRVHLGLPDTFDVVLLQGEAECFPDTEVPGEAAEAFAGKFGWDPRTEEGPFVYIRVVPKTVRAWRGEPELRDRLIMRDSTWLE from the coding sequence ATGGAGAACACCGGGATCGTGCGTCGGCAGGCTGTGGAACGTAGGCGCGACACGCTGCAGCGGCTTGCTATCGAGAGGGACGTATGGGTGTCGACGGCTCACCCCGATCATGGACCGCATCAGGTGCCCCTGTGGTTCTCGTGGGACGGACAAGCGGTGTGGATGTGCACCGGTGCCACCTCCGTGACCGCGCGGAACGTCCGTGAGCAGCCGCGCGTGCACCTGGGGCTTCCGGACACCTTCGATGTGGTGCTTCTCCAGGGTGAGGCAGAGTGTTTCCCGGACACGGAGGTGCCCGGCGAAGCGGCGGAAGCCTTCGCCGGCAAGTTCGGGTGGGACCCGCGCACGGAGGAGGGGCCCTTCGTGTACATCCGAGTGGTGCCGAAGACCGTGCGCGCCTGGCGCGGCGAGCCGGAACTGCGCGACAGGCTTATCATGCGCGACAGCACCTGGCTGGAATAG